From one Lolium rigidum isolate FL_2022 chromosome 4, APGP_CSIRO_Lrig_0.1, whole genome shotgun sequence genomic stretch:
- the LOC124649131 gene encoding calcineurin B-like protein 4: MGCASSSKRRRRAPGYEDPAVLAAQTSFTVNEVEALYELYKKLSFSIIKDGLIHKEEFQLALFRTSKGANLFADRVFDLFDLKRNGVIEFGEFVRSLSIFHPKASESDKTKFAFKLYDLRGTGYIEKEELREMVLALLDESDLCLSESAVEEIVDSTFNQADTNGDGRIDPREWEEFVKKNPASLRNMSLPYLQDITTAFPSFVMHSEVEDCGGIDK; this comes from the exons ATGGGCTGCGCTTCGTCGTCGAAGCGGCGCAGGCGCGCGCCGGGGTACGAGGACCCCGCCGTCCTCGCCGCCCAGACCTCCT TCACCGTGAACGAGGTGGAGGCGCTCTACGAGCTCTACAAGAAGCTCAGCTTCTCCATCATCAAAGACGGCCTCATCCACAAG GAGGAGTTCCAGCTCGCCTTGTTCAGGACCAGCAAAGGAGCCAACCTCTTCGCCGACAGGGTCTTCGACCTCTTCGATCTCAAGCGCAacggcgtcatcgagttcggggaGTTCGTGCGCTCGCTCAGCATATTCCACCCAAAAGCATCTGAATCGGACAAGACCAAGT TTGCATTCAAATTGTATGATTTAAGGGGCACAGGCTACATCGAGAAAGAAGAG CTTAGAGAGATGGTCCTGGCACTTCTTGACGAGTCCGATTTGTGCCTTTCTGAGAGCGCTGTGGAGGAGATTGTGGACAGC ACATTCAATCAGGCAGACACCAACGGCGATGGTAGGATAGACCCCAGGGAGTGGGAGGAGTTCGTCAAGAAGAACCCAGCTTCACTCAGGAACATGTCACTACCCTATCTTCA GGACATTACAACGGCGTTTCCAAGCTTTGTAATGCATTCAGAAGTTGAAGATTGCGGCGGAATCGACAAATAA